In the Mycolicibacter sp. MU0102 genome, one interval contains:
- a CDS encoding Asp/Glu/hydantoin racemase, whose product MDLSQFPELPDFDGPVDQRGVGIIAPFDLAIERELWRWIPAEVTLHLARTHYEPVPVSRAMAELVSDTHHLQAATRDVLHVEPEVVAYLCSSGSFIHGVEYEKTLVSAIEAAGAKTAVTTSGALAEAIIALDISRISVLTPYDEELTDLLRVFLNQLGVSVLHSDHLGLGGGIWKVNYRTVAERILAADRPDSQAIFVSCTNLRTYDIVAPLEQMLGKPILTANQLTMWACLGRMELPMMGPGRWLRDVFTGAPQ is encoded by the coding sequence ATGGATCTGTCCCAGTTTCCGGAATTGCCGGACTTCGACGGGCCGGTCGATCAGCGCGGTGTCGGCATCATCGCGCCGTTCGATCTGGCTATCGAACGCGAACTGTGGCGTTGGATCCCTGCCGAGGTGACGCTGCACCTGGCCCGCACTCACTACGAACCGGTCCCGGTCAGCCGGGCCATGGCCGAGCTGGTGTCTGACACCCACCACCTGCAGGCGGCGACCCGAGACGTGCTGCACGTCGAACCGGAGGTGGTTGCCTATCTGTGCTCGTCGGGCAGCTTCATCCACGGTGTCGAATATGAGAAGACGCTGGTCTCTGCGATCGAAGCCGCCGGCGCCAAGACGGCGGTCACCACGTCGGGAGCACTGGCCGAAGCGATTATCGCGCTGGATATCTCGCGGATCAGCGTGCTGACCCCCTACGACGAGGAACTAACCGACCTGCTGCGCGTGTTCTTGAATCAACTCGGGGTGTCCGTGCTGCACTCGGATCACCTGGGACTGGGCGGGGGGATCTGGAAAGTCAACTACCGCACCGTGGCCGAACGGATCCTGGCCGCGGATCGCCCGGATTCGCAGGCCATCTTCGTCAGCTGCACCAACCTGCGTACCTACGACATCGTCGCGCCGCTGGAGCAGATGCTGGGCAAACCGATCCTCACGGCCAACCAACTCACGATGTGGGCGTGCCTGGGCCGGATGGAGCTGCCGATGATGGGCCCAGGCCGGTGGCTCCGTGACGTCTTCACCGGAGCCCCGCAATGA
- a CDS encoding maleate cis-trans isomerase, translating into MTAAQPTVGFIYPDHAAESDYPRAASLLDMQLPVVHIYGTDLHAVAELMDLGSPDKLARGAALLAPQRPAAVVWACTSGSFVFGPTGAAEQVEQLAAEAGVPASSTSFAFVHALAALGCRHVAVAASYPREIAELFVNFVAAHGVTVESMGDAGIPTAAQVARLTPSQVRELALRHDSARADALLIPDTAMHTVDQVDELEQLLDKPVLTANAVTVWEGLRIAGITRRTTGLGALFEDGR; encoded by the coding sequence ATGACCGCCGCGCAACCCACCGTCGGGTTCATCTATCCCGACCACGCCGCCGAGTCCGACTACCCGCGCGCCGCTTCTCTGCTGGACATGCAGCTGCCCGTGGTGCACATCTACGGCACCGACCTACATGCCGTAGCAGAGCTGATGGATCTCGGCAGCCCAGACAAACTCGCCCGCGGGGCCGCGTTGCTGGCGCCGCAGCGGCCCGCCGCGGTGGTCTGGGCGTGCACATCGGGCAGCTTCGTGTTCGGGCCCACGGGCGCGGCCGAGCAGGTCGAACAGCTGGCGGCGGAAGCGGGTGTGCCCGCCTCGAGCACGTCGTTCGCGTTCGTGCATGCGCTGGCCGCGCTCGGCTGCCGCCACGTCGCGGTCGCGGCCAGCTATCCGCGCGAAATCGCCGAGCTGTTTGTGAACTTCGTTGCAGCCCACGGCGTCACGGTCGAATCCATGGGCGATGCCGGCATCCCCACCGCCGCACAGGTGGCTCGGCTGACGCCGAGTCAGGTCCGGGAGTTGGCGCTGCGCCATGATTCCGCCCGCGCAGACGCACTGTTGATTCCCGACACCGCCATGCACACAGTCGATCAGGTCGACGAACTCGAGCAACTGCTCGACAAGCCGGTACTGACAGCCAATGCGGTGACGGTGTGGGAAGGTTTGCGCATCGCCGGGATAACCCGGCGGACCACCGGGCTGGGCGCATTGTTCGAGGATGGGCGATGA
- a CDS encoding GntR family transcriptional regulator, protein MTISHDPGFEPLSRASTAELIAERLREAITRGRLLPGQQLGEASLAAQFAVSRGPVREAMQRLVAEGLLRSERNRGIFVVELTDDDVRDVYQARKAIERAAVIEVLRGDPRGAAARLRGPVEALRVAAAHGDGTAAADADQAFHEVLVECAGSPRLHRAMRTLLSETRILLGELEEAYPDLREQVTEHVVLRKAIGAGDEDLAIRLIDEHMDDAVRRLLARRAQLLLAPS, encoded by the coding sequence ATGACAATCTCACATGATCCCGGGTTCGAACCGCTGAGCCGGGCCTCGACGGCCGAGCTGATCGCCGAACGCCTGCGGGAGGCGATCACCCGTGGGCGGCTGTTGCCGGGTCAGCAACTCGGCGAAGCGAGTCTGGCCGCGCAGTTTGCGGTGTCGCGTGGGCCGGTACGTGAGGCGATGCAGCGGCTGGTGGCCGAAGGATTGCTGCGCAGCGAACGCAACCGGGGCATCTTCGTCGTCGAACTCACCGATGACGACGTCCGCGACGTGTATCAGGCCCGCAAGGCCATCGAACGCGCCGCGGTGATCGAAGTGCTCCGCGGTGACCCCCGCGGCGCGGCGGCGCGGTTGCGTGGCCCCGTCGAGGCCCTGCGGGTGGCCGCCGCCCACGGCGACGGCACCGCGGCGGCCGACGCCGACCAAGCGTTCCATGAGGTGCTGGTCGAGTGTGCCGGCAGTCCACGACTGCACCGGGCGATGCGGACCCTGCTTTCGGAAACTCGCATCCTGCTCGGCGAACTCGAAGAGGCCTACCCCGACCTGCGCGAGCAGGTCACCGAACATGTCGTGCTGCGCAAGGCGATCGGTGCCGGAGACGAAGACCTGGCGATCCGACTGATCGATGAGCACATGGACGATGCGGTACGTCGCCTGCTGGCGCGGCGGGCGCAGCTGCTCTTGGCCCCGTCGTAG
- a CDS encoding IclR family transcriptional regulator, translating into MQNDEPIWPPGDAAPDRGVPQYPIGSVDRALKLLLLLGEQPQIRLTDAANHLGVASSTAHRLLAMLQYRGFVRQDPASKAYHPGPALMSVAFSVFNRTDIEGAAKPVLLRLSERLNESVHLGVLEGANVRFIAAAEGQTAVRVASRLGRTMPAHCTSTGKALLARLSDADIARLYPDEELQRVTAHSVATRTELQRELGRIRQQGYAVNREGSEDGVASVAVPIPTRAPGVLLALNAAAPVHRLSSSQYRGVAAVLVEAANEIGAQIG; encoded by the coding sequence ATGCAGAATGACGAGCCCATTTGGCCACCCGGAGACGCGGCCCCGGATCGGGGCGTGCCGCAGTATCCGATCGGATCGGTGGATAGGGCGCTGAAGCTTCTGCTGTTGCTGGGGGAGCAGCCGCAGATCCGATTGACCGACGCGGCGAATCACTTGGGCGTCGCATCCTCGACCGCTCACCGTCTGTTGGCGATGCTGCAGTATCGGGGCTTCGTACGCCAGGACCCGGCGTCCAAGGCCTATCACCCCGGGCCGGCGCTGATGAGCGTGGCGTTCTCGGTGTTCAACCGCACCGATATCGAAGGAGCGGCAAAACCGGTACTGCTGCGCCTGAGCGAACGGCTCAACGAGTCAGTGCATCTGGGCGTACTTGAGGGCGCCAATGTACGTTTCATCGCCGCCGCCGAGGGACAGACCGCGGTGCGGGTCGCCTCACGGTTGGGACGCACCATGCCGGCACACTGCACCTCGACCGGCAAGGCGCTACTGGCGCGCCTATCTGATGCCGACATCGCCCGCCTGTATCCCGACGAGGAGCTGCAGCGGGTGACGGCACATTCGGTTGCCACCAGGACGGAGCTGCAACGTGAGCTCGGCCGGATACGACAACAGGGCTACGCGGTGAATCGGGAGGGCAGTGAGGACGGCGTCGCCTCGGTCGCGGTGCCGATTCCCACGCGTGCACCGGGTGTGCTGCTGGCGCTCAATGCCGCAGCGCCCGTGCACCGTCTGAGCAGCTCGCAGTACCGAGGGGTGGCAGCTGTGCTGGTCGAGGCGGCCAACGAGATAGGCGCGCAGATCGGCTAG
- a CDS encoding aromatic ring-hydroxylating dioxygenase subunit alpha, translated as MSDHRHVLDEVRRGMIPAHIYNDAELFELEKERLFRRAWMFVAHESEIPQDGDYVVRRLLNDSFIIARDSKGDVRAMFNMCLHRGMQICRAEMGNASNFRCPYHGWSYRNDGRITGLPFHQEAYGGEAGFSKRGQTLLPAPSLASYNGMIFISLDPQAPPLEEFLGDFKFYLDFYTKQSRSGLEVRGPQRWRIKANWKIGVENFAGDMYHTPHTHASVVDIGLFREPKAQKRKDGATYWATCGGGTTYKLPPGNFEERMRYVGYPDEMVGRIKDVWSTDHQRMVADDGFMISAASCFPNMSLVHNWPKIQDSEDVLPFISIRTWQPISENETEVYSWFAVDAAAPEQFKKDSYKAYLMCFGSTGMFEQDDVENWVSLTNTAAGSMARQLLLNGRMGLLADDTPVVNALPPELFHGPGTAQVGYNENNQRAILRMWADHLQMAPVATDTAAMGTQRDGITPLVQTNGTSACETACEEAPV; from the coding sequence ATGAGTGATCACCGGCATGTCCTCGATGAGGTCAGGCGGGGAATGATCCCAGCGCACATCTACAACGACGCCGAGCTCTTCGAACTCGAGAAGGAGCGGCTCTTCCGTCGCGCCTGGATGTTCGTGGCGCATGAGTCGGAGATCCCCCAAGACGGTGACTACGTCGTGCGACGCCTGCTCAACGACTCCTTCATCATTGCGCGCGACTCCAAGGGCGACGTGCGGGCCATGTTCAACATGTGCCTGCATCGTGGGATGCAGATCTGCCGCGCCGAAATGGGCAATGCCTCCAATTTCCGCTGCCCCTACCACGGCTGGTCGTATCGCAACGACGGGCGCATCACCGGCCTGCCCTTCCACCAAGAGGCCTATGGCGGCGAGGCCGGCTTCTCCAAGCGCGGTCAGACGCTGTTGCCGGCACCAAGCCTGGCCAGTTACAACGGGATGATCTTCATCAGCCTTGATCCCCAGGCGCCCCCGCTCGAAGAGTTTCTCGGCGACTTCAAGTTCTATCTCGACTTCTACACCAAGCAGAGCCGCAGCGGTCTCGAAGTCCGCGGCCCGCAACGATGGCGCATCAAAGCGAACTGGAAGATCGGCGTCGAGAACTTCGCCGGGGACATGTATCACACCCCACATACCCACGCCTCTGTCGTCGATATCGGGCTGTTTCGTGAACCTAAGGCGCAGAAGCGTAAAGACGGTGCGACCTACTGGGCGACCTGCGGCGGCGGTACAACCTACAAGCTGCCGCCCGGCAACTTTGAGGAACGGATGCGCTATGTCGGCTACCCCGACGAGATGGTGGGCCGAATCAAGGACGTGTGGTCCACCGACCATCAGCGCATGGTCGCCGACGACGGCTTCATGATCTCGGCGGCATCGTGCTTTCCCAATATGAGCCTGGTGCACAACTGGCCAAAAATTCAAGACAGCGAAGATGTGTTGCCGTTCATATCGATTCGTACCTGGCAACCGATCAGTGAGAACGAAACCGAGGTGTACTCGTGGTTCGCGGTCGACGCGGCCGCCCCCGAGCAGTTCAAGAAGGACTCCTACAAGGCCTACCTGATGTGCTTTGGCTCCACGGGCATGTTCGAACAGGATGACGTGGAGAACTGGGTGTCGCTGACCAACACCGCTGCCGGTTCCATGGCCCGTCAACTGTTGCTCAACGGACGGATGGGCCTGCTCGCCGACGACACCCCGGTGGTCAACGCGTTACCGCCGGAGCTGTTCCATGGCCCAGGCACCGCTCAAGTCGGCTACAACGAGAACAATCAGCGGGCGATCCTCCGGATGTGGGCCGATCACCTCCAGATGGCTCCGGTAGCGACGGACACCGCGGCGATGGGTACGCAGCGCGACGGAATCACCCCCCTGGTGCAGACCAACGGCACGTCGGCATGCGAGACAGCCTGCGAGGAGGCCCCTGTATGA
- a CDS encoding 3-phenylpropionate/cinnamic acid dioxygenase subunit beta produces the protein MTSAEKSQRPGFARPKDASGPWELAVLGDHAPKTVRSGKPLPFNDARHLQAHQFLVDEAYLLDAQQYTEWLDTLTEDIHYFMPVRVTTASGAGFDTSPGMAHFDENKYSLNRRVARFATEHAWTEDPPSRLRHHITNVRTFACDDDQHLIVESAELLFRSRGDVNEAAFVSCGREDLLRRTGDQWKLARRTIYVDESVLRMQNLAVFL, from the coding sequence ATGACATCCGCCGAGAAGAGTCAGCGGCCCGGGTTCGCCCGACCGAAAGATGCCAGCGGACCGTGGGAGCTGGCAGTTCTGGGTGATCACGCGCCGAAGACGGTCCGCAGCGGTAAGCCCTTGCCGTTCAACGATGCCCGCCATCTGCAGGCGCATCAGTTCTTGGTCGACGAGGCCTATCTGCTCGACGCACAGCAGTACACCGAATGGCTCGACACCCTCACCGAGGACATCCACTACTTCATGCCTGTGCGGGTGACCACCGCCTCGGGCGCTGGATTCGACACTTCGCCCGGCATGGCCCATTTCGACGAAAACAAATACTCGTTGAACCGGCGCGTCGCGCGCTTTGCGACCGAGCACGCCTGGACCGAAGATCCGCCGTCGCGGCTGCGCCATCACATCACCAACGTCCGCACCTTTGCCTGCGATGATGATCAACACCTGATCGTCGAGTCGGCCGAGCTGCTCTTCCGCAGCCGCGGCGATGTGAACGAGGCGGCGTTCGTCTCCTGCGGCCGTGAAGACCTACTGCGGCGCACTGGTGACCAATGGAAGTTGGCGCGGCGCACTATCTATGTCGATGAGTCGGTCCTGCGTATGCAGAACTTGGCGGTCTTCCTGTGA
- the hcaB gene encoding 3-(cis-5,6-dihydroxycyclohexa-1,3-dien-1-yl)propanoate dehydrogenase, with the protein MTRWLDGKRALVVGAGSGIGRAVVDAYLDEGAQVAVLERDQSKCAALASQLPGVPVTQGDATTAEANERAVAAAVAAFGGLDTLVNCVGIFDFYKGITDISTEELEPAFDEMFKTNVLSQLQSVKAAVPALQAQERSSIVLTESASSFYPGRGGVLYVASKFAVRGLVSTLAYELAPHIRVNGVAPGGTLNTDLRGLQNLSLDHIRLDDTPNRARDLAARTPLNVALTPQDHAWSYVFLASDRSRGITAGTTHPDGGFGMTTGGTA; encoded by the coding sequence GTGACGCGATGGCTGGACGGTAAGAGGGCGCTCGTCGTCGGCGCCGGCTCGGGCATCGGCCGAGCAGTCGTCGACGCCTATCTCGACGAGGGCGCCCAGGTCGCGGTGTTGGAACGCGATCAGTCGAAGTGCGCTGCGTTAGCTAGTCAGTTGCCGGGAGTTCCGGTGACACAGGGCGATGCAACGACTGCCGAGGCAAATGAGCGCGCTGTCGCTGCCGCCGTTGCGGCTTTCGGCGGCCTGGACACGCTGGTCAACTGCGTTGGGATCTTCGACTTCTACAAGGGAATCACTGATATCTCGACCGAAGAGCTAGAGCCGGCGTTCGACGAGATGTTCAAGACGAACGTGCTGAGTCAGCTGCAGTCGGTGAAAGCTGCCGTCCCAGCGCTTCAAGCCCAGGAGCGCTCGTCGATCGTCCTGACCGAATCTGCATCGTCGTTCTACCCGGGCCGCGGCGGCGTACTTTACGTCGCGTCGAAGTTCGCCGTGCGCGGCCTGGTCAGCACTCTCGCCTATGAACTCGCGCCGCACATCCGGGTCAATGGCGTTGCGCCGGGCGGAACATTGAACACCGACCTGCGCGGTTTGCAGAACCTGTCGCTGGACCATATCCGCCTGGACGATACCCCCAACCGGGCACGCGATCTCGCGGCACGCACCCCGCTCAATGTGGCGCTCACTCCACAGGACCACGCCTGGAGTTACGTCTTCCTGGCATCAGACCGGTCCCGCGGTATCACGGCCGGGACTACACATCCCGACGGCGGATTCGGAATGACTACCGGGGGTACCGCGTGA
- a CDS encoding class II aldolase/adducin family protein, with product MTGDDLAPLRLEVAQACRVAAARGLVDGILGHISARVDEQHLLVRCRSDSDDGVAFTRPDDIRLIRFDGTPGMPGELDGYRVPNELPIHVETLLAHPEHRAVAHLHPPAVVAADLAGITIEPIYGAFDIPGAWLARRGVPVYPRAVLIRTSELGKEMVAAMADKPVVICRGHGITSAAATAAQAVLQAISLDQLASMSLRVRAAGGTLMPIDEEDWADLPDLGPAFTADAAWRYELARLEQR from the coding sequence GTGACCGGCGACGATCTGGCCCCGCTGCGACTCGAGGTTGCGCAGGCCTGCCGAGTCGCTGCAGCCCGGGGCCTGGTGGACGGCATTCTCGGACACATCAGTGCCCGAGTCGACGAACAACACCTACTCGTGCGGTGTCGCAGCGACTCCGACGACGGAGTGGCATTCACTCGTCCCGACGACATTCGGCTCATCCGCTTTGACGGAACACCAGGCATGCCAGGGGAACTGGACGGATATCGGGTCCCCAACGAGCTGCCGATCCACGTCGAAACCCTGCTGGCCCATCCCGAACACCGGGCAGTGGCCCACCTGCATCCCCCGGCCGTCGTCGCCGCCGACCTGGCGGGCATCACGATCGAACCCATCTACGGGGCCTTCGACATCCCCGGCGCATGGCTCGCGCGCCGCGGCGTCCCGGTATACCCGCGGGCGGTGCTGATCCGCACCTCAGAACTCGGCAAAGAGATGGTCGCCGCCATGGCGGACAAGCCGGTGGTGATCTGCCGCGGCCATGGAATCACCAGTGCCGCAGCCACGGCAGCCCAGGCCGTCCTGCAGGCGATCAGCCTGGACCAATTGGCTTCGATGTCACTGCGGGTCCGCGCCGCGGGCGGCACGTTGATGCCGATCGACGAGGAAGATTGGGCAGATCTGCCCGATCTCGGCCCCGCGTTCACCGCGGACGCCGCCTGGCGCTACGAGCTGGCCCGGCTGGAGCAACGATGA
- the pcaH gene encoding protocatechuate 3,4-dioxygenase subunit beta translates to MTGQAEISAEIGAIQAGYQRAGLEESQPRLDYPPYRSSVLRHPKNALLLAEPEAAELQAPCFGQDDVAPLDADLTIQHAGAPIGERTVVTGRIVDGNGKPVRRQLVEIWQANASGRYIHQGDQHPAPLDPNFTGAGRCLTDDDGFYRFTTIKPGPYPWRNHHNAWRPAHIHFSLFGTDFTQRMITQMYFPGDPLCPLDPIYQSITDQKARGRLVAIYDHDTTSHEWATGYRWDIVLTGPAATPFEDHDD, encoded by the coding sequence ATGACTGGTCAGGCGGAGATCAGCGCCGAGATCGGGGCGATCCAGGCCGGTTACCAGCGTGCGGGCCTCGAGGAAAGCCAACCCAGACTCGACTATCCGCCGTACCGCAGCAGCGTGCTTCGGCATCCCAAAAACGCCCTACTCCTGGCAGAACCCGAGGCCGCCGAGCTGCAGGCGCCCTGTTTCGGGCAGGACGACGTCGCCCCGCTCGACGCCGATCTGACGATCCAGCACGCGGGTGCACCGATCGGTGAGCGCACCGTGGTGACCGGGCGGATCGTCGACGGCAACGGCAAGCCGGTGCGCCGCCAACTCGTCGAGATCTGGCAGGCCAACGCCAGCGGGCGCTACATCCATCAGGGGGATCAGCATCCGGCACCGCTGGACCCCAATTTCACCGGAGCGGGGCGTTGCCTCACCGACGACGACGGGTTCTACCGTTTCACAACGATCAAGCCCGGCCCCTACCCCTGGCGCAACCACCACAACGCCTGGCGGCCGGCGCATATCCATTTCTCCTTGTTCGGAACTGATTTCACGCAACGGATGATCACTCAGATGTACTTTCCGGGCGACCCGCTGTGCCCGTTGGACCCGATCTATCAGTCGATCACCGACCAGAAGGCTCGTGGCCGGCTCGTGGCGATCTACGACCACGACACCACCAGCCACGAATGGGCCACCGGCTACCGGTGGGACATCGTGCTCACCGGACCAGCCGCAACGCCATTCGAGGATCACGATGACTGA
- the pcaG gene encoding protocatechuate 3,4-dioxygenase subunit alpha → MTELTATPGQTIGPFFGYALPFERGNELVPPGSAGAVELHGIVTDGAGEPVPDALLEIWQADAGGAVPRTSSLRRDGDTFSGWGRAATDAGGHYSFTTVKPGALHHAAPFITVAVFARGLLNRLFTRAYLPGDRLHADRLLNSVAADRRHTLIAVPDEGGFRFDIRLQGADETVFLRYRGQP, encoded by the coding sequence ATGACTGAGCTGACGGCCACCCCCGGGCAGACCATCGGCCCGTTCTTCGGCTATGCGTTGCCATTCGAACGCGGCAACGAGCTCGTACCCCCTGGCTCGGCCGGTGCCGTCGAGTTGCACGGCATCGTCACCGACGGCGCCGGGGAGCCCGTTCCCGACGCGCTGTTGGAGATCTGGCAGGCCGATGCGGGCGGCGCAGTGCCGCGGACCAGTTCGCTTCGCCGCGACGGCGACACCTTCAGCGGGTGGGGACGCGCCGCGACAGATGCAGGCGGCCACTACAGCTTCACGACGGTGAAACCTGGTGCGCTCCATCATGCGGCGCCATTCATCACCGTCGCCGTGTTTGCGCGGGGCCTGCTGAACCGGTTGTTCACCCGTGCCTATCTTCCCGGCGATCGCCTCCATGCAGATCGCTTGCTGAATTCCGTGGCAGCTGACCGTCGACATACCCTCATCGCGGTGCCCGACGAGGGTGGCTTTCGGTTCGATATCAGGCTCCAGGGCGCCGACGAGACGGTATTCCTGCGCTATCGGGGGCAACCATGA
- the pcaB gene encoding 3-carboxy-cis,cis-muconate cycloisomerase — translation MTDLLWPGDHRAGPIFSDAAYLAAMLRVESAWLDALVDADIAPQSARADLTVAVSAADSEALARAAETTGNPVPGLLELLRERTGGEPARWLHRGLTSQDVVDTALMLCLRDALDRVRHELSTQVRTLAALAATYRGSPMLARTLTQPALPTTVGMKFANWLTGILDGADCVATLPQLSVQAGGAAGTMAAASELAGSPTDATSLSGRLAAALGLADGPPWHTTRSVITRVGDALVTCCDAWSHIANDVATSSRPEIGELVEGRGGGSSTMPHKNNPVLSVLIRRTGLAAPPLAASLHAASAGSIDERSDGGWHAEWAALRTLSRYTVVAAAQTTELLTGLVIDTDRAATNLAAAGDLLGERRAMTELTGKPTRGDYTGATSHLIDAVLQRAHHHLEAT, via the coding sequence ATGACCGACTTGTTGTGGCCCGGCGACCACCGGGCCGGGCCGATCTTCAGCGACGCGGCCTACCTGGCTGCGATGCTGCGAGTCGAAAGTGCCTGGCTCGACGCGCTTGTCGACGCCGATATCGCGCCGCAGTCGGCACGGGCCGACCTGACCGTGGCGGTCTCGGCAGCGGACTCCGAAGCGCTGGCCAGGGCCGCCGAAACGACCGGCAACCCGGTGCCGGGCCTGCTCGAATTACTCCGCGAACGCACCGGTGGCGAACCGGCACGCTGGCTGCACCGTGGCCTGACCAGCCAGGACGTCGTCGACACCGCCCTGATGCTCTGCCTGCGAGACGCATTGGATCGCGTTCGTCACGAGCTCAGCACCCAAGTACGCACCCTGGCCGCGCTGGCCGCGACCTACCGTGGCAGCCCCATGCTTGCCCGCACCTTGACGCAACCCGCGTTACCCACCACAGTCGGCATGAAGTTTGCCAACTGGCTGACCGGGATTTTGGACGGCGCCGACTGTGTCGCCACACTGCCGCAGCTTTCGGTGCAGGCCGGCGGCGCCGCGGGAACTATGGCCGCTGCCAGCGAGTTAGCCGGCTCGCCTACCGATGCCACAAGCCTGTCCGGACGATTGGCTGCAGCCCTCGGCCTTGCCGACGGCCCGCCGTGGCACACCACTCGCTCAGTCATCACCCGCGTCGGCGACGCGCTGGTGACATGTTGCGACGCCTGGTCCCACATCGCCAATGACGTTGCGACGAGCAGCAGACCCGAGATCGGTGAACTGGTCGAGGGCCGCGGCGGCGGTTCGTCGACGATGCCGCACAAGAACAATCCGGTGCTGTCCGTACTGATCCGCCGTACTGGACTGGCGGCACCGCCGCTGGCCGCCAGCCTGCACGCCGCGTCGGCAGGCAGCATCGATGAGCGTTCCGACGGCGGCTGGCACGCCGAATGGGCTGCCCTGCGGACCTTGTCCCGCTATACCGTCGTAGCCGCCGCGCAGACAACAGAGCTGCTGACCGGACTGGTCATCGACACTGACCGCGCCGCGACGAATCTCGCCGCCGCCGGCGATCTGCTCGGGGAGCGGCGAGCGATGACCGAACTGACCGGGAAACCAACTCGGGGCGACTACACCGGGGCGACAAGCCATCTCATCGATGCCGTGCTGCAACGCGCGCACCACCACTTGGAGGCAACATGA
- the pcaC gene encoding 4-carboxymuconolactone decarboxylase, whose amino-acid sequence MSVPRLVGTDFGGPPNADLLLLGPSLGTSATALWGLAAEQLAERLRVVAWDLPGHGRSPAASFRMPDLAAGVLALVDEIAPRAAFHYAGNSIGGAVGLQLLLDAPERVSSATLQCTGAAIGRAADWAIRADTVRTSGTGAVVEASLQRWFAPGFIDRAPGLVAALADALRGTDDESYAQACEALADFDVTARLGQIAAPVLAIAGSHDGATPPDLLGRIASGVQHGRLVVLDDVGHLAPVEAPKATVNLILAHLMVPDPVYTAGMSVRRQVLGDEHVDRTIARTTDFTADFQDLITRYAWGNIWTRDGLDRRSRSIVTLTALVARGHHEELAMHLRAARRNGLSNDEIKEVLLQTAIYCGVPDANTAFRIAAQVLADHDGSEGER is encoded by the coding sequence ATGAGCGTGCCGCGGCTGGTCGGCACCGACTTCGGCGGACCGCCGAACGCGGACCTGCTGCTGCTCGGGCCATCGCTCGGGACATCGGCAACCGCCCTGTGGGGCTTGGCCGCTGAACAACTCGCCGAGCGTCTGCGCGTCGTCGCGTGGGACCTTCCCGGCCACGGTCGTAGTCCGGCAGCTTCCTTCCGGATGCCAGACCTGGCGGCAGGCGTGCTGGCCTTGGTGGACGAGATCGCGCCGCGCGCGGCGTTCCATTACGCCGGCAATTCGATCGGTGGTGCGGTCGGCTTGCAGTTGCTACTCGATGCCCCCGAACGGGTGTCGAGTGCCACGCTGCAATGCACTGGCGCCGCCATCGGTCGAGCAGCGGATTGGGCGATACGCGCGGACACCGTGCGCACATCGGGCACCGGCGCGGTCGTCGAGGCTTCCCTACAACGCTGGTTCGCACCCGGCTTCATCGATCGAGCGCCGGGGCTGGTCGCGGCACTGGCGGATGCGCTGCGCGGCACCGACGACGAATCATATGCCCAGGCATGCGAGGCGCTGGCCGACTTCGATGTCACCGCACGACTCGGTCAGATCGCCGCACCGGTGTTGGCCATTGCCGGTTCTCATGATGGCGCTACTCCCCCGGATTTGCTGGGGCGCATCGCTTCCGGTGTCCAACACGGCCGCCTGGTGGTGCTCGACGATGTCGGCCACCTTGCGCCGGTCGAGGCCCCCAAGGCGACGGTGAACCTCATTCTCGCCCATCTGATGGTGCCGGATCCGGTCTACACCGCGGGTATGTCGGTGCGCCGACAGGTCCTGGGCGACGAGCACGTCGACCGCACGATCGCACGCACCACCGACTTCACCGCCGACTTTCAAGACCTGATCACCCGTTACGCGTGGGGCAACATCTGGACCCGAGACGGCCTCGACCGACGCAGTCGCTCGATCGTCACCCTGACCGCCCTGGTGGCTCGGGGCCACCACGAGGAGCTGGCCATGCATCTGCGCGCGGCGCGCCGCAACGGCCTGTCTAACGACGAGATCAAAGAGGTGCTGTTGCAGACCGCCATCTATTGCGGTGTACCCGATGCCAATACCGCGTTCCGCATCGCCGCGCAGGTGCTAGCCGACCACGACGGCTCTGAGGGCGAACGGTGA